DNA from Strigops habroptila isolate Jane chromosome 2, bStrHab1.2.pri, whole genome shotgun sequence:
TCCTGTACAGCCTGTTAGTGGGTGGTTAGTGCCTGGGATTCATCTTACTGAATCGGAGGAGAAcataggtttatttttcttacctttctgAGGTGCGCATTTCTTAGCCAAATTTCTCAATTTTAAGAAGTATCCATCAGAAcataattctgaattttttagGAGCAGAGAATGCAATTTAAGAGTTACAGTCAGACAAAAGGCTTTCTATTCAATCATTTTAAGTTTAAGCAAGGGCTGGCCAATCTGTACCGGTGGGAGAACATGCAGTTTTCAAGGTATTTCTTGTGCTGCAAGATATGACCCTTGAATATCTTAACTCTAGTATCTTCCTCATCTCTTAAGCTGGAGTATGCATTTCACTATTGTCACACCTGCTCTTAAAATTTTGGTATAATGTTTGCAAGCTCTGAAAGGTTGGTCAGCCCAGGCTGACGTTGCTGATTTGAGTAGTACCATTTCCATTACAGTAGCTTCTGAAAGCCAAGGTGGAGTAGGCAGTAACTGGTAACAGTGGAATGGGTTAGTATCTACATTGGTAAATGGATCCATTCACTTGGTAGTTAAAGCATGTGGCTAAGGTCTTTCCTACAATAAATGTTCACTCAGAACCTCATTCTTCTCCACATAATAATGTGGTAGATATGAACTAAAAATAAGTTTCCGAGAAGGCTCATTCAGCAACTGATACCTGATCAGCTCAACTGATTTAAAGTAATCTAATTGCCAGATAAAATTCCTCAGATTATGTGAGACATTTTAAACCTCTACATTTTGAAGTATGTTTactgcaaactttttttttttcttttccccccatctATTTTAGTGCATAGAAAGTGTTTTAGGCAAGGCAGATTATAATCACAACAAAGTCAACCAGTGGACTGCTGCTATAGTAGAACAGTCGCTGACACATCTGGTAAAACTTGGAAAAACGTATAAGTACATTGGTAAGTACAAGCAGTCATACTTTTACCGCATACAGTCACAATAAATAATTGATGAAATGTTCACTTGAATGCAGTGCTATATTCAATAGAAAGTTTTAAACTgtagagaaagcagagcagatcCCTGAACTCTTCTGTTACATAGATTTTTAGCAATACCTGTTGTAATGGCAGTTTCACCTGGGCTAAGCATGCTAGCACCACTTAGCACACTTAGAGGATGACATGTTACACAGTCTTTCCTGACTGTTAAGCAACTCCAGGATAATTATATGAACTTTTTAGTCTCAGTTCAGGAAAtaattgcttattttaaataaaatttttagtAGGATTAAGCTTCCtttaaatacagacatttgAAAGACTTTAGTCCTGTATGCTCAGTGGTATCCCATTGTATTTATATGCATatctgtggaaggaaaaatgaaataagtaGAAGTTTAACTCACTTTGGTCCTTTTGTGGAGTGTTGATGTAATAGCAGATTTTGTTTGCACTccattctgttttgaaaatcttgGATTCAGATTGTAACTGATTTTATGACCATTGCAGGTCAGTAAGTCTAGAAATGCTGCATGTTACTAGAGTGTGGTTTCAGAGAGCAGCCAATCAGTACTTTTGGGAAACAAGTCTCATCAAGTGTGACTTCTGCAGTACCTGTGAGGACAGCACCTGCAATCACATTCTGAGGTGCACATGTGTCCTGGTTTTAGCTGggataattaattttcttcctagtagctggtacagtgctgtgttttggctttagtctgtGAATAATGTTGATAAAACACTAACAATTTTAGTTGCTGCTGAGTATTTGCTAAGTCAAGGACTTCTAtgtttcccatgctctgccgGTGACGAGGGGCACAAGAAGTCAGGACGGAGCAaggacaggacacctgacccaaactagccaaaagggtattccataccatagaatgTCACACTCAGTacagaaactgggaggagttggCCGGGAGGTGCCGATCACTGCTcggggacaggctgggcattggtcagcagATGgcaagcaattgtattgtgcatcacttgtttgggttttgtggggtttttttggggggtggtggttATTCCTCTcactctttctccctccctcccttattcatttttttgttattattaataataatattattgtattattatatttttacattcattCAAATTATTTAACTGTTCTTATCCCAACGCACAGGTTGGgatctttttccagttctcctccccattccactggggaggggaagagtgagcgagtggctgtgaCGTACTTAtttgctggctgggcttaaaccaggaCAACATGACACAAGCCATATCTAAGTagtttaaaagataaaaaccaTAATCCTATTAGCAAGCATTTTGTTAAAGCCACTGTCTTTGTATGAGTAAAAATAATCATGAAATGAATACCAAGTTCTTGAGGAAAATACTGGGGGTAAGGGGTTTGTCAAAAAACGTTTTGACTTAGCTGAATGCCACTTGCCAGCCATTTGACCAAGTAATGCAGGCTTGAGTTCAGAAGTACTAAATGATTCCCCCCTTCTGCTTTAATAATCAATTCCTTGATTTTATGATTGTGTCTTGCAGTAACTTGTGCAGTGATGCAGAGGAGTGGAGCTGGTCTTCACACAGCAAGCTCATGCTTCTGGGATACTACAACTGATGGTAAGTTTCCTCACTCAAACTAAAAATTTGTAGTAAAAGAAATGTTACTTATTGCTCAGTAGTAATAGTTGGTTTGAACATTTTTCAAGAGTGTTTGTAGAAGCAGTAGCTTCCAGAATTAGATGCTTGTTTACAAActcagcagaaatattttgttagcAGTCAGTGCCTGCATTAAGAGCAATTGCTGTGTAAATTATGAGAAGCAGGAGTAGAAATACCTTCCTTCTGAAACAAGAGTCAAAACATTGAATCCTCATCAGTAACTACAGATCGATTGAAGAGGCAGTAAAATGTTGATCACAGTAGATGCAAGTGTGTAGTCCTAAACATACCTGCCTTTCTGCTATGAGGGGGACAGCACTACTTTGAGGAGGACAGAACTTGGTAAAAAACAGGAATAGTTTGCCTGACAGTTTGTGTTTCAATTGCTTAACTATCAGCTGGGCTTTGGATGTGTTTTATTGCTTCCAATTTAgtttttaaggcattttttcCCAGGTTCAGAGTGTCATGGGGAAACAAGATCAAAATAATCTTATGTCTGTCACAGACTCAGAAAGGTCTTTTCAGAAGAGGGCACCAAGATTTAAGTTAGAGATGGCTTCAGAAAGTCAaccaaggttaaaaaaaaaatccaaaactaacataaaatgaagttaaataGAGTATCTTGCCCGTTTCAGTATGAGATTTTCAAGGTTTTGCAAGTCCAGAGAGATATCAAAATCGTGTTTTCCTGGAAACTCTCTTCAGCATACAAGGCTCATGTTAGATAGTAAACAACGTACaagttaatgaaaatgttttgaggAGTGTAGTCTCTTTATAGCCAAGATAACATTATATATACTTACCTGAAGTCACAGATGTCATACTAATTGGACATAATTACAATGTGATAAAAGTGAATGTAGTAGAGACATtggaattctgttttcattttgtaataatCTCTTCTAGGAACCTGCACAGTGAGATGGGAAAACCGAACAATGAACTGCATTGTCAATGTGTTTGCTGTTGCTATTATCCTGTAGCTGACTAGAAGATCAACACAAGCAACACcgaagcctttaaaaaaaaaaaaaaatcatccaaaCACATGGCTAAATATTTCAAACCATTATTTGTTTTCGTATGAGGAGCATACAGAAGTTCTCTACAGAGGGCATACGGTCTAAGCCAGTTCTCATAGATTAATTATCTGAAAGCTagcaaaaaatttaaaatatatatatatgtatttatctaAACAGAAAGTTTTAATAATTTAGTATATGTTAAGGAGCCACAAAGATCAATACAATTTATATCAAAGCTAATATCAAAGATACTTTATTCAAGAGGAGCAAAACACATCAGATCAAAGGAAAGGTCAAAGAGCAAGCAAGACCTCTCAGGATTGTGATGCATTTGGGAACAAATTATGAACACAGTTCAGAGTGGATATACTGTAAACAATACTGGTGCTTCATGTTTGAGTAAGCAAAGCTGTCACATtgactgctgctgcttatgAAATTACGTGAGCATCACATTTCGGTCAAGCATGAAAATTTATATTGAAATTAAATCCAGTTAAGCTTTTTCCCTGGAGACAGAGGATGACT
Protein-coding regions in this window:
- the DYNLT3 gene encoding dynein light chain Tctex-type 3 isoform X1 — encoded protein: MTMETSLSDTRVAKPWLTIWQQDVTHRKHVLNLFPSSLRPEIFWTSSNVTSKTILNMIFNADEAHNIVKECIESVLGKADYNHNKVNQWTAAIVEQSLTHLVKLGKTYKYIVTCAVMQRSGAGLHTASSCFWDTTTDGTCTVRWENRTMNCIVNVFAVAIIL
- the DYNLT3 gene encoding dynein light chain Tctex-type 3 isoform X2 — translated: MEDFHPHNDEMIFNADEAHNIVKECIESVLGKADYNHNKVNQWTAAIVEQSLTHLVKLGKTYKYIVTCAVMQRSGAGLHTASSCFWDTTTDGTCTVRWENRTMNCIVNVFAVAIIL